A section of the Microbulbifer pacificus genome encodes:
- a CDS encoding DUF1631 domain-containing protein: MKDSDNVVSIQGLQREQRESKRGASLPVPVAAVRDKARELFAEQAKLVFAKVDDSLFAMAEKAHGQEEQDGLFQALRLLRVERRKVVERFADNVARAFLVRESSDEANDLYSADSLSLVHNDDLEQLVAVDTMVANAKRDFAEPLAEISLRLNTLLSVKIYDKNNPIGPDAICDAFVEASRPLNLHIRARLTLLKKFEQIVMANLGTVYEQCNDLFVEHGVLPSLKQQRRVARQQQRSSARGPAPQAGQEPGQQPVGSAGMGATVTAAGYGLLPMNSGIAPMAAQDLLSHLGALQSHLPGSYSDGGIQLLNINSLLQERLVDVRQAAALTKVDSDIIKLVEMLFSFILEDRNLAEPIKTQLGRLQLPLLKVAIADKSFFSKGGHPARKLLNELADASTGWQAKDKYESDPLFKKVSEVVAQVLAEFDQDINIFSVLVESFREFIERERKRAQKLEQRIVDEADGRAKTQAARARVAAVMDALVAERELPPVVSEWLEKVWANMLFLSCIKEGTDSESWTRDVRTARDLVWSVHAPMPDGRKQLLGLLPALQERLKAGVEAVSLNSFDARRMFAGLKEVYRERFALAQRIVEERSRKAQEERDEVREQVRDEVREEVRVASHSAVVVDVEKVVELPQMEELEQVVAEVERKGQKAEAEELSESDPHWQQTFRLAQGSWFELKRGDEEQFRCRLAAVIKDIDQFIFVNRNGAKVAEFTRMELAQALRAAQLMPLDDGMLFERALQSVIGTVRKSRGEMH; the protein is encoded by the coding sequence ATGAAAGACTCCGATAACGTAGTATCCATCCAGGGTTTACAACGGGAGCAGCGCGAGAGCAAAAGAGGCGCCAGCCTTCCGGTGCCGGTAGCCGCCGTGCGTGACAAGGCCAGAGAACTGTTTGCCGAGCAGGCCAAACTGGTTTTTGCCAAGGTGGACGACTCGCTCTTCGCTATGGCGGAGAAGGCCCACGGCCAGGAGGAGCAGGACGGCCTGTTTCAGGCTCTGCGACTGTTGCGCGTAGAGCGGCGCAAGGTGGTGGAGCGGTTTGCGGACAATGTGGCGCGCGCCTTTCTGGTGCGCGAATCCTCCGATGAAGCCAATGATCTCTACTCCGCCGATAGCCTGTCATTGGTTCATAACGACGACCTCGAGCAGCTGGTGGCAGTCGATACCATGGTTGCCAACGCCAAGCGGGATTTTGCCGAGCCGCTCGCGGAAATTTCTCTGCGCCTCAACACCCTGTTGTCCGTCAAAATTTACGACAAGAACAATCCTATTGGCCCCGACGCCATCTGCGATGCGTTTGTCGAGGCGTCGCGCCCGCTGAACCTGCATATCCGTGCCCGCCTGACCCTGCTGAAGAAGTTCGAGCAGATTGTTATGGCCAATCTGGGAACTGTTTACGAACAGTGCAATGACCTGTTTGTGGAGCACGGGGTATTGCCTTCGCTCAAACAGCAGCGTCGCGTCGCGCGCCAGCAACAGCGTTCTTCTGCGCGCGGCCCAGCGCCGCAGGCGGGGCAGGAGCCGGGTCAACAGCCTGTGGGCTCAGCGGGCATGGGAGCCACGGTAACGGCCGCCGGGTACGGCCTGCTGCCGATGAATTCGGGCATTGCACCGATGGCGGCTCAGGACCTGCTGTCTCACCTCGGTGCGCTGCAGAGCCACCTGCCGGGCAGTTACAGCGACGGCGGAATCCAGCTGCTGAATATCAACAGCCTGCTGCAGGAGCGCCTGGTGGATGTGCGCCAGGCGGCGGCGCTGACCAAGGTCGACAGCGACATCATCAAACTGGTGGAGATGCTGTTTTCGTTCATTCTTGAAGACCGCAACCTCGCCGAACCGATCAAAACCCAGTTGGGGCGCCTGCAATTGCCACTGCTCAAGGTGGCGATTGCCGACAAGTCCTTTTTCAGCAAGGGCGGGCATCCGGCGCGCAAGCTGCTGAACGAGCTGGCGGATGCCAGCACCGGCTGGCAGGCAAAAGACAAGTACGAATCGGATCCACTGTTCAAAAAAGTCAGCGAAGTGGTCGCGCAGGTACTGGCGGAGTTCGATCAGGACATCAATATCTTTTCCGTGCTTGTGGAGTCCTTCCGGGAGTTCATCGAGCGCGAGCGCAAGCGTGCGCAGAAGCTGGAGCAGCGCATCGTCGACGAGGCCGATGGTCGCGCCAAGACCCAGGCTGCCCGTGCGCGGGTTGCGGCGGTCATGGATGCGCTGGTGGCGGAGCGGGAACTGCCGCCCGTGGTTAGCGAGTGGCTGGAAAAAGTCTGGGCCAACATGCTGTTCCTCAGTTGTATCAAGGAGGGCACCGACAGCGAGAGCTGGACTCGCGACGTGCGTACCGCCAGGGATCTTGTGTGGAGTGTGCACGCACCGATGCCAGACGGTCGCAAGCAGTTGCTGGGTTTGCTGCCAGCGCTACAGGAGCGGCTGAAGGCGGGGGTGGAAGCGGTGTCGCTCAATTCCTTTGATGCGCGGCGCATGTTTGCGGGCCTCAAAGAGGTTTACCGCGAGCGCTTCGCGCTGGCACAGCGTATCGTCGAAGAGCGCAGCCGCAAGGCCCAGGAAGAGCGTGATGAAGTGCGTGAACAGGTGCGCGATGAGGTGCGTGAGGAAGTTCGCGTGGCTTCGCACAGCGCGGTGGTCGTGGACGTGGAAAAGGTCGTCGAGCTTCCGCAGATGGAAGAGCTCGAGCAGGTGGTTGCCGAAGTCGAACGTAAGGGACAAAAGGCGGAAGCCGAGGAGTTGTCAGAGAGTGATCCTCACTGGCAGCAGACATTCCGCCTGGCCCAGGGCAGCTGGTTCGAGTTGAAGCGCGGTGACGAGGAGCAGTTTCGCTGTCGCTTGGCGGCTGTGATCAAAGATATCGACCAGTTCATCTTCGTCAATCGCAACGGCGCCAAGGTGGCGGAATTCACCCGCATGGAGCTGGCGCAGGCACTGCGGGCTGCGCAGTTGATGCCGCTGGATGACGGCATGCTGTTTGAGCGGGCACTGCAGTCCGTGATCGGTACCGTGCGCAAATCCCGTGGAGAAATGCACTGA
- the nadC gene encoding carboxylating nicotinate-nucleotide diphosphorylase, translated as MTPADAAIPNLQQDIQRAVKNALAEDIGDGDITAQLIPADRQARARVITREDCVFCGKAWVDEVFRQLDPELQVLWQVADGDRVTADSTLFELRGNARSILTGERCALNFVQTLSGTATTASEYAALAEGSEIRILDTRKTIPGLRTAQKYAVLCGGCHNHRIGLYDAFLIKENHIAAAGGIDKAVSQAHQIKPGALVEVEVESLQELQQALDAGADVIMLDEFTDEMTAEALKLARGRAKIEISGSVNEARLKQLSGLAVDYISSGSLTKHLRAIDLSLRLLSE; from the coding sequence ATGACACCTGCCGACGCCGCCATCCCCAACCTGCAGCAGGATATCCAGCGCGCCGTAAAAAATGCACTGGCGGAGGACATAGGCGATGGTGACATCACCGCACAACTGATTCCGGCGGACCGCCAGGCGCGCGCGCGGGTGATTACCCGTGAGGACTGCGTCTTCTGCGGCAAAGCCTGGGTTGATGAAGTGTTTCGCCAGCTGGACCCGGAGCTGCAAGTGCTCTGGCAAGTGGCAGACGGAGACAGGGTCACGGCGGACAGCACCCTGTTTGAACTGCGCGGCAACGCGCGCTCGATACTCACCGGCGAGCGCTGCGCGCTCAACTTTGTACAGACGCTCTCTGGCACCGCCACGACGGCATCGGAGTATGCGGCCCTCGCAGAGGGCTCTGAAATTCGTATTCTCGATACCCGCAAAACCATCCCGGGCCTGCGCACCGCGCAGAAATACGCGGTGCTCTGCGGCGGCTGCCACAACCATCGCATCGGCCTTTACGACGCCTTCCTGATCAAGGAAAACCACATCGCCGCTGCGGGTGGCATCGACAAGGCGGTCAGTCAGGCGCACCAGATCAAACCCGGGGCACTGGTAGAAGTGGAAGTGGAAAGTCTGCAGGAGCTGCAGCAGGCGCTCGACGCCGGCGCCGATGTGATCATGCTCGACGAGTTCACCGATGAGATGACTGCGGAAGCGCTGAAACTCGCCCGCGGCCGCGCAAAAATCGAAATTTCCGGCAGCGTAAACGAGGCGCGCCTGAAGCAGCTGTCCGGGCTGGCCGTGGATTACATTTCCTCCGGCAGCCTGACCAAGCACCTGCGTGCCATCGACCTGTCGCTGCGATTGCTGTCTGAATAA
- a CDS encoding glycosyltransferase family 2 protein gives MESVTEPAAHLLAPSLAIVVPCYNEEAVIADTAAELLAALSELEASGRIAAASKIYFVDDGSRDATWPLLEKLARENNGIVAVALSRNRGHQNALYAGLSQTREDMVVSIDADLQDGPENIAAMVDACCAGFEVVFGVREERDSDTWFKRMTAEGYYRVMRSLGVDLVFNHADFRLMSRRAVDTLLEYPETNLFLRGMVRELGFRSTSVFYSRRPRLAGESKYPLRRMLSLAWKGVTAFSIAPLRAITLLGLVSGGLALGLIVWVLFVKLFSNSVVPGWASIMVPVLFIGSVQLLCLGVIGEYLGKIYEEVKRRPRFHLREVVGAEPVVGPEAGSLMPGYPQARYPGGLARDEALANPPGR, from the coding sequence ATGGAATCCGTAACTGAACCTGCGGCACACTTGCTGGCGCCATCCCTGGCCATTGTCGTCCCCTGTTACAACGAGGAGGCGGTGATTGCGGATACCGCCGCGGAATTACTGGCGGCACTGTCGGAACTGGAGGCCAGCGGGCGTATCGCGGCGGCCTCCAAAATCTATTTCGTGGACGACGGCAGTCGCGATGCCACCTGGCCGCTGCTGGAAAAGCTCGCCAGAGAAAACAATGGCATTGTGGCCGTGGCGCTGTCTCGCAACCGCGGTCACCAGAACGCGCTGTACGCCGGTCTCTCGCAGACCCGGGAAGATATGGTGGTGAGTATCGATGCGGACCTGCAGGACGGGCCGGAAAATATCGCTGCGATGGTGGATGCCTGTTGCGCCGGGTTTGAGGTGGTGTTCGGGGTGCGTGAGGAGCGGGATTCGGACACCTGGTTCAAGCGTATGACCGCCGAGGGCTATTACCGGGTGATGCGGAGCCTCGGTGTGGATCTGGTATTCAACCACGCGGATTTCCGCCTGATGTCGCGGCGCGCGGTGGACACCCTGCTCGAGTATCCGGAAACCAACCTGTTTCTGCGCGGCATGGTGCGCGAGCTCGGTTTCCGCTCCACCAGCGTGTTTTATTCCCGCAGGCCGCGTCTGGCAGGGGAGAGCAAATATCCGCTGCGGCGGATGTTGTCGCTGGCGTGGAAGGGGGTAACGGCATTTTCCATTGCACCGCTCAGGGCCATAACCCTGCTCGGGTTGGTCTCCGGTGGCCTGGCGCTGGGGCTGATTGTCTGGGTGTTGTTCGTGAAGCTCTTTTCCAATTCTGTGGTGCCAGGCTGGGCGTCGATTATGGTGCCGGTGCTGTTTATCGGCAGTGTACAGCTGCTCTGCCTGGGAGTGATCGGCGAGTACCTGGGGAAGATCTACGAAGAAGTGAAGCGCCGACCTCGGTTCCATTTGCGTGAGGTGGTCGGCGCCGAGCCGGTGGTAGGTCCGGAGGCGGGCAGTTTAATGCCGGGGTATCCGCAGGCGCGCTACCCGGGCGGGTTGGCCCGCGACGAAGCGCTGGCCAACCCGCCTGGCCGTTGA
- a CDS encoding GtrA family protein, protein MPRSDHCTTSPRRCEQLLGRAVRFAAVGGVATAVQYLLLVALVELAAVGEVVSSALAFGLAAVFNYLLNFHLTFGGGSRHWQALPKFVVVAALGLATNTLCFSLALPLLPYLLAQLIATLVTLVGNFILHQYWIYREPQWNP, encoded by the coding sequence ATGCCGCGGTCTGATCACTGCACCACTTCGCCTCGCCGCTGTGAACAGTTGCTCGGCAGGGCCGTGCGTTTTGCCGCGGTGGGCGGCGTGGCGACCGCTGTCCAGTATCTGCTGCTGGTGGCACTGGTTGAGCTGGCGGCGGTGGGGGAGGTGGTTTCCTCAGCGCTGGCTTTTGGCCTTGCCGCTGTCTTCAACTATCTGTTGAACTTCCATCTCACGTTTGGAGGCGGTTCACGCCACTGGCAGGCCCTGCCGAAGTTTGTTGTGGTGGCCGCGCTCGGGCTTGCTACCAATACCCTGTGTTTTTCCCTGGCGCTGCCGCTGTTGCCCTACCTGCTGGCGCAGCTGATTGCCACACTGGTCACGTTGGTTGGCAACTTTATCCTGCATCAATACTGGATCTACCGGGAGCCTCAATGGAATCCGTAA
- a CDS encoding glycosyltransferase family 39 protein — MWEMVPPGMRRIDRRWWAYAALYLLIALGIWLRVDQVFTYNPMDHIWSDPQRHWEQGTETLRRDPMTLTDPVMYQVYVGILAKLTLGEPLLVAFFTALLACLTPWIWYRFARELLPGRLQATAVWAALSLLPSWIAIYSYFMQETLLLPLLGAALYASWRCRRKQTLASFLLMVVLWTLAGLTRGIAIPLAAVVTTWLWLWQPQKLAKAGYSLVLLGLLMGPLAYRSYAAMHMVSPHGIGQLVALYLRSGKREIHVHYSRQGAHWNYWFGSPSTGEKPLAPLSDWTTSREGQVHARIRIENGSEDWTRALARYPWTLERYLTLTGENLIYLFFGSSWPDNNRARWLESVNHQSRWLWAPLTLLLMLGTALYWRRLRSARLFAALIATWILVQGLLPIAVNEGRYRKPAEGLLLTQAVLLAGVLRRRARRDSEGEDEVSLANAGVLTATAGPEPVAVTVPEPETRREKDNAAV, encoded by the coding sequence ATGTGGGAAATGGTACCGCCGGGTATGCGCCGGATCGATCGCCGCTGGTGGGCCTATGCCGCGCTCTACCTGCTGATCGCGTTGGGGATCTGGCTGCGGGTGGACCAGGTTTTCACCTACAACCCGATGGACCACATCTGGAGTGACCCCCAGCGGCACTGGGAGCAGGGCACCGAGACCTTGCGGCGGGACCCGATGACCCTCACAGACCCGGTGATGTACCAGGTGTATGTGGGGATACTGGCAAAACTTACCCTGGGTGAGCCGCTGCTGGTTGCTTTCTTCACCGCGCTGCTCGCGTGCCTGACGCCGTGGATCTGGTATCGCTTTGCCCGCGAGCTGCTGCCGGGGCGCCTGCAGGCGACTGCGGTGTGGGCTGCGCTGTCGCTGTTGCCGTCGTGGATCGCGATCTACAGCTATTTCATGCAGGAGACATTGCTGCTGCCGCTGTTGGGGGCGGCGCTCTACGCCAGCTGGCGCTGCCGGCGCAAGCAGACCCTGGCGAGCTTCCTGTTGATGGTGGTGTTGTGGACATTGGCTGGGTTGACCCGCGGCATCGCCATCCCGCTGGCGGCGGTCGTTACTACCTGGCTGTGGCTGTGGCAGCCGCAGAAGCTGGCCAAGGCCGGGTACAGCCTAGTGCTGCTCGGTTTGCTGATGGGGCCGCTCGCCTACCGCAGCTATGCGGCTATGCATATGGTTTCGCCCCATGGCATCGGCCAGCTGGTGGCGCTGTACCTGCGCTCCGGCAAGCGCGAAATCCATGTGCACTACAGCCGCCAGGGCGCGCACTGGAACTACTGGTTCGGCTCCCCCTCTACCGGCGAAAAGCCGCTGGCGCCACTCAGTGACTGGACCACCTCCCGCGAAGGCCAGGTGCATGCGCGTATCCGTATCGAAAATGGCAGCGAAGACTGGACCCGTGCGCTGGCCAGATATCCGTGGACACTGGAGCGTTACCTGACGCTGACCGGGGAAAACCTGATCTACCTGTTTTTCGGTTCCTCCTGGCCGGACAACAACCGCGCGCGCTGGCTGGAAAGTGTGAATCACCAGAGTCGCTGGCTGTGGGCGCCGTTGACCCTGTTACTGATGCTGGGCACCGCGCTTTACTGGCGCCGTTTGCGGAGCGCGCGCCTGTTTGCGGCGCTCATTGCGACCTGGATTCTGGTCCAGGGGCTGTTGCCCATCGCGGTCAACGAAGGGCGCTACCGCAAACCTGCGGAGGGGCTGTTGCTCACCCAGGCCGTGCTGCTGGCCGGTGTCCTTCGCCGTCGCGCGCGGCGCGACAGTGAAGGCGAAGACGAGGTGTCGTTGGCGAATGCCGGCGTGTTGACGGCGACAGCAGGGCCGGAGCCTGTGGCGGTCACTGTGCCCGAGCCTGAAACGCGGCGGGAAAAAGACAATGCCGCGGTCTGA
- a CDS encoding isoprenylcysteine carboxylmethyltransferase family protein, with protein MKKIKNKAGGANSVAHRKSASEAAVAPDCPDSPTRIWINLLALAVSLGAVLWLRAYGQDLNVKTHALVIVALALALPIIVLEWFFLKPYRNPSAGLDFGRRNYSLRRTAVKLLGFYLAVGSVAFVYWLLPEYHGSFYHNYFSVVRAVLPWWLLLAVPYFYLLDGAMAEPKDSYWQLGSWLLGTRTGISGKAVGQLYLGWLVKLFFLPLMFVYMGNNLGTLLAFDFSRLLDSFKAVFDFTFNFLFYIDLLFVTAGYVCTLRLFDSHIRTAEPSFLGWGVALIGYQPFWSLFSGTYLKYDEAPAWGYWLWNTPLAYGIWGSTILLLIAIYVWASIPFGIRFSNLTHRGILTNGPYRYTKHPAYISKNLSWWMISMPFMVSSSVPEALRHSLLLLVVNFIYFMRARTEERHLSWDPTYVAYANYIGERGLFAFLGRWFPALRFGNGRLFYRGADVPPPAPLVTGNATAGAGGY; from the coding sequence ATGAAAAAAATAAAAAACAAAGCAGGCGGCGCAAACAGCGTCGCGCACAGGAAATCGGCATCGGAAGCTGCGGTGGCGCCAGACTGCCCCGATTCGCCCACCCGTATATGGATCAATTTGCTCGCGCTGGCGGTCTCGCTGGGGGCGGTGTTATGGCTGCGGGCCTACGGTCAGGATCTGAACGTGAAAACCCACGCCCTGGTGATCGTGGCACTGGCGCTGGCCCTGCCCATCATTGTACTCGAGTGGTTTTTCCTCAAACCCTATCGCAACCCCTCGGCGGGACTGGATTTCGGGCGCAGGAATTACAGCCTGCGTCGCACGGCGGTGAAACTGCTGGGCTTCTATCTCGCGGTGGGCTCGGTGGCCTTTGTGTACTGGCTGCTGCCCGAATATCACGGTTCGTTTTACCACAACTATTTCTCGGTGGTGCGCGCTGTGCTGCCCTGGTGGCTGCTGCTCGCGGTGCCGTATTTCTACCTGCTCGACGGCGCCATGGCCGAGCCCAAAGACAGCTACTGGCAGCTGGGCAGCTGGCTGCTGGGTACGCGCACGGGAATCTCCGGCAAGGCGGTGGGCCAGCTGTATCTGGGCTGGCTGGTGAAGCTGTTCTTCCTGCCGCTGATGTTCGTGTATATGGGCAACAACCTGGGTACGCTGCTGGCATTCGATTTCTCCCGTCTGCTGGACAGTTTCAAGGCGGTGTTTGATTTCACCTTCAACTTCCTGTTCTACATCGACCTGCTGTTTGTCACCGCGGGGTATGTGTGCACCCTGCGCCTGTTCGATTCGCATATCCGCACCGCAGAGCCCAGTTTTCTCGGCTGGGGTGTGGCGCTGATCGGCTATCAGCCGTTCTGGAGCCTGTTCTCAGGAACTTATCTCAAATACGACGAAGCGCCGGCCTGGGGCTACTGGTTGTGGAATACCCCGCTGGCGTATGGCATCTGGGGCTCGACGATCCTGCTGCTGATTGCCATTTACGTGTGGGCGAGCATCCCCTTCGGGATCCGCTTTTCCAACCTGACCCACCGCGGCATTCTCACCAACGGACCCTATCGCTACACCAAGCACCCGGCATACATCAGCAAGAACCTCTCTTGGTGGATGATCTCCATGCCGTTCATGGTGAGTTCCAGTGTGCCGGAGGCCCTGCGGCATTCACTGCTGTTGCTGGTGGTGAACTTCATTTACTTCATGCGTGCACGTACCGAAGAACGCCACCTCTCCTGGGACCCCACCTATGTGGCTTACGCCAACTACATCGGCGAGCGGGGGCTGTTTGCCTTCCTCGGCCGCTGGTTCCCGGCGCTGCGCTTCGGTAACGGTCGCCTGTTTTACCGGGGGGCGGATGTGCCGCCACCGGCACCACTGGTAACCGGCAATGCCACCGCGGGCGCAGGTGGTTATTGA
- a CDS encoding sulfite exporter TauE/SafE family protein, translated as MPEWSSLGAALAIGFLGSSHCIGMCGGISGALGLAVPGQKAAWPRLLGYSTGRVASYTLMGLLVGLLGAYVATDIASSLAPLRLLAGLMLIAMALYLADWWRGLTWLERGGAVLWRGVQPLSRKLLPVKSTSQALALGALWGWLPCGLVYSALTFALAQGSGGQAALAMLAFGIGTLPAVLATGFAATRLREIVRRPGVRLFMAALVLLFGIWTIWGALGHGAHSGQGAHSGQGAHGDHSAHQTHAPAHDGVHDHASAPQATIEHSSTHQDPAVNPTPEQGRTEDAHPGAHHHHHHHHDDQTAGEDFGDDSGD; from the coding sequence ATGCCTGAATGGAGCAGCCTCGGCGCGGCCCTGGCCATCGGCTTTCTGGGTAGCAGTCACTGTATCGGTATGTGCGGCGGTATCTCCGGTGCCCTCGGGCTCGCGGTGCCGGGGCAGAAGGCCGCCTGGCCGCGCCTGCTCGGCTATTCCACCGGCCGCGTGGCCAGTTATACCCTGATGGGGTTACTTGTCGGCCTGTTGGGGGCCTATGTGGCGACGGACATCGCCAGTAGCCTGGCACCGCTGCGCTTGCTGGCGGGATTGATGTTGATTGCCATGGCCCTGTATCTGGCGGACTGGTGGCGGGGCCTGACCTGGCTCGAGCGCGGCGGTGCCGTGCTGTGGCGGGGCGTACAACCGCTGTCGCGCAAATTGTTGCCGGTCAAATCCACATCCCAAGCGCTGGCACTCGGGGCCCTGTGGGGGTGGTTGCCCTGCGGGCTTGTATACAGCGCGCTCACGTTTGCACTGGCCCAGGGCAGTGGTGGGCAGGCGGCGCTTGCCATGCTCGCCTTCGGGATCGGTACCTTGCCGGCGGTACTCGCCACTGGTTTTGCGGCCACGCGCCTGCGGGAGATTGTGCGCCGGCCAGGTGTGCGCCTGTTTATGGCGGCGCTGGTACTGCTGTTCGGTATCTGGACCATCTGGGGCGCGCTGGGCCACGGCGCCCACAGCGGGCAGGGTGCCCACAGCGGACAAGGTGCCCATGGGGATCACAGCGCTCACCAGACTCATGCGCCTGCCCATGATGGGGTGCACGATCACGCTTCCGCTCCGCAAGCCACGATCGAACATTCTTCAACGCATCAGGATCCGGCGGTCAATCCCACTCCAGAACAGGGACGGACGGAGGATGCCCACCCCGGCGCGCACCACCACCATCACCATCACCATGACGACCAGACCGCGGGCGAGGACTTCGGCGACGATTCTGGGGACTGA
- the ccoS gene encoding cbb3-type cytochrome oxidase assembly protein CcoS, whose amino-acid sequence MDSIFLLVPIVIIFIAVAVKLFFWAVNSGQYDDLETEGRRILFDDDAPRTSGKDIPAQEDDTESAPSPQGPSREQN is encoded by the coding sequence GTGGACAGTATTTTTCTGCTGGTCCCCATTGTCATTATCTTTATCGCCGTTGCGGTAAAGCTGTTCTTCTGGGCGGTCAACAGCGGTCAGTATGACGACCTGGAGACCGAGGGCCGGCGCATCCTGTTTGACGATGACGCGCCGCGGACATCCGGCAAGGATATCCCCGCACAGGAAGATGACACCGAGTCTGCGCCCTCCCCACAAGGCCCGTCGCGGGAGCAAAATTGA